The following are encoded in a window of Sinorhizobium sojae CCBAU 05684 genomic DNA:
- the tnpA gene encoding IS66-like element accessory protein TnpA: MDRVEIVDTGRRRRFSKEMKLQIVAESYLEPGLCATTARRHGISRSQLYEWRRLARAWQLDVASPVGGFVPALLVPEVEPAAGSLPNAGRMEVVSANGRRVIVDRDVDVEALLRIMRGLEALR; the protein is encoded by the coding sequence ATGGATCGAGTTGAGATTGTCGACACGGGTCGGCGTCGTCGTTTTAGCAAAGAGATGAAGCTCCAGATTGTCGCGGAGAGTTATTTGGAACCTGGCTTGTGTGCGACGACGGCGCGGCGACATGGTATATCGCGTTCGCAGTTATATGAATGGCGCCGGCTCGCACGAGCGTGGCAACTGGATGTTGCGTCGCCTGTGGGCGGCTTTGTCCCGGCGCTGCTTGTTCCAGAGGTAGAGCCGGCAGCAGGGTCATTGCCGAACGCCGGCCGGATGGAGGTTGTCAGCGCGAATGGTCGCCGTGTGATCGTGGACCGCGATGTCGACGTTGAAGCGCTGCTTCGGATCATGCGCGGACTGGAGGCGCTGCGGTGA
- a CDS encoding polyprenyl synthetase family protein, protein MQTDSTLHDDRTGVSALGGGASGRLLPEIWMQDGAKRVEQALARLLCAEDDGETELMAAMRYATLHGGKRTRALLCLAAGALADTPAHMLDDVGAAIEMMHACTLVHDDLPAMDDDVLRRGLPTVHVRFGEATAILVGDALQAHAFLTLASLDAPGDNRIALVRELARAVSAEGAAGGQAMDLSLVGKHVELDRIVAMHRMKCGALVRASVRMGALCAIAEDAAHAALYCALDRYSACFGLALQVVDDILDATADTATLGKTPGKDAAGQKPTCASIMGLQAARQFALDLLRDAGEAIAPLGPRAERMAQMLQRANAYLFKHAPCA, encoded by the coding sequence ATGCAGACCGATTCCACGCTACACGACGACCGAACTGGCGTTTCCGCGCTCGGCGGCGGCGCATCCGGCAGGCTGCTGCCGGAGATCTGGATGCAGGACGGCGCAAAGCGGGTCGAACAGGCGCTAGCGCGTCTTCTCTGCGCCGAAGACGACGGTGAGACCGAGCTGATGGCGGCGATGCGCTACGCCACCTTGCATGGCGGGAAGCGCACCCGCGCATTGCTCTGTCTGGCTGCCGGCGCACTGGCCGACACGCCGGCGCACATGCTCGACGACGTCGGCGCTGCCATCGAGATGATGCACGCCTGTACCCTGGTCCACGACGACCTGCCCGCGATGGACGACGACGTGCTTCGCCGCGGCCTTCCGACCGTGCACGTCAGGTTCGGCGAAGCCACTGCGATCCTGGTCGGCGATGCGCTGCAGGCGCACGCCTTCCTCACCCTGGCGAGCCTGGATGCGCCGGGCGACAACCGTATCGCGCTCGTGCGCGAACTGGCGCGGGCGGTGTCCGCCGAGGGTGCCGCAGGCGGGCAGGCCATGGATCTGTCGCTGGTCGGAAAGCACGTCGAGCTGGACAGGATCGTGGCAATGCACCGGATGAAGTGCGGAGCGCTAGTGCGCGCATCCGTTCGCATGGGCGCGCTATGCGCCATCGCGGAGGATGCCGCGCACGCTGCGCTGTACTGTGCGCTCGATCGCTACAGCGCCTGTTTCGGCCTGGCGTTGCAGGTGGTCGACGACATTCTCGACGCGACTGCGGATACCGCGACGCTGGGCAAGACCCCCGGCAAGGACGCGGCGGGGCAGAAGCCGACCTGCGCGTCGATCATGGGGCTGCAGGCAGCGCGCCAGTTCGCGCTGGATCTGTTGCGCGACGCCGGGGAGGCCATCGCCCCGCTGGGGCCGCGTGCGGAACGCATGGCGCAGATGCTGCAGCGGGCCAACGCGTATCTGTTCAAGCACGCGCCATGCGCATAA
- a CDS encoding DUF3846 domain-containing protein, which translates to MLHSERPPDVRFTPLFDPVTDAFCWVTPFMTMEKGWDMKNVAYLLDPETTLFRTVEVADGTGLAPIFSLLGCRLVQMIRFDDSHALFLDDEGLRDGITAFTVFASYPQPLGGRIVLIRGDGSEPHFSPSIKIEDAAVHFKCCRPVLDPVFVTADDATPKGLILPGALSDLKVRIEQRPPMLMDGRHDVYRAHGDGLNS; encoded by the coding sequence ATGCTGCATAGCGAAAGACCACCCGACGTGCGCTTCACGCCGCTGTTTGATCCTGTGACGGATGCCTTTTGTTGGGTCACGCCATTTATGACAATGGAGAAAGGCTGGGACATGAAGAATGTCGCATACCTCTTAGACCCGGAGACGACACTCTTTCGCACCGTCGAGGTTGCCGACGGCACCGGACTTGCGCCAATCTTTAGTCTGCTCGGTTGCCGACTGGTGCAGATGATCCGCTTTGACGACTCGCATGCACTATTCTTAGATGACGAAGGACTGCGGGATGGGATAACAGCCTTCACTGTTTTTGCCTCCTACCCTCAGCCTCTTGGGGGGAGAATCGTTCTTATCCGAGGTGATGGAAGCGAACCTCATTTTTCCCCCTCGATAAAAATCGAGGACGCTGCCGTTCATTTCAAATGCTGTCGTCCGGTGCTTGACCCAGTTTTTGTCACGGCAGATGATGCTACTCCGAAGGGTCTCATCCTTCCCGGCGCTTTGTCAGACTTGAAAGTTCGAATCGAGCAACGTCCGCCCATGCTTATGGACGGAAGGCATGATGTATATCGCGCTCACGGCGACGGCTTGAACTCTTAG
- a CDS encoding cytochrome P450, whose protein sequence is MDAQETTAACRDAFAELASPACIHDPYPFMRWLREHDPVHRAASGLFLLSRHADIYWALKATGDAFRGPAPGELARYFPRAATSLSVNLMASTLAMKDPPTHTRLRRLISRDFTMRQIDNLRPSTARIVAARLDGMAPALERGEAVDLHREFALALPMLVFAELFGLPQDDMLGLAAGIGAIVEGLGPHASDPQLAAADAASARVLAYFGDLIQRKRTDPRHDIVSMLVGAHDDDADTLSDAELISMLWGMLLGGFATTAATIDHAVLAMRAYPEQRHWLQGDAVGVKAFVEEVLRCDAPVLFSPTPRIAQRDIELGGVVIPKNADVRLLIAAGNRDPDAFADPDRFDPARFYGTNPGGTNPGMSTDGKIMLSFGHGIHFCPGAQLARMQLAESLPRIQARFPTLALAEQPTREPSAFLRTFRALPVRLHAQGGG, encoded by the coding sequence ATGGACGCGCAAGAAACCACTGCAGCATGCCGGGACGCCTTCGCCGAACTGGCGTCGCCAGCGTGCATCCACGACCCGTATCCGTTCATGCGGTGGTTGCGCGAGCACGATCCCGTGCATCGCGCGGCGTCGGGCCTCTTTCTGTTGAGCCGCCACGCCGACATCTACTGGGCGCTCAAGGCCACGGGCGATGCGTTTCGGGGACCGGCGCCGGGCGAACTGGCGCGCTATTTCCCGCGTGCCGCGACGAGCCTGTCGGTCAATCTGATGGCATCCACGCTAGCGATGAAGGACCCACCGACGCATACGCGTCTGCGCCGGCTGATCTCGCGCGACTTCACCATGCGCCAGATCGACAACCTGCGGCCGAGCACCGCGCGCATCGTCGCAGCGCGCCTGGACGGCATGGCGCCCGCGCTAGAGCGCGGGGAGGCGGTGGACCTGCATCGGGAATTCGCGCTAGCCTTGCCCATGCTGGTCTTCGCCGAACTGTTCGGCCTGCCCCAGGACGACATGTTGGGGCTCGCCGCCGGCATCGGCGCCATTGTGGAAGGCCTGGGCCCGCACGCCAGCGATCCCCAGCTCGCCGCGGCGGACGCGGCCAGCGCCAGGGTGCTGGCCTACTTTGGCGACCTCATACAGCGCAAGCGCACCGATCCCCGCCACGACATCGTGTCGATGCTGGTCGGCGCACACGACGACGATGCCGACACGCTGTCGGATGCGGAGTTGATCAGCATGCTGTGGGGCATGCTGCTGGGCGGCTTCGCCACCACTGCTGCGACCATCGACCATGCGGTCCTGGCGATGCGGGCGTATCCCGAACAGCGGCACTGGCTGCAGGGAGACGCCGTGGGGGTGAAGGCATTCGTCGAAGAAGTCCTGCGCTGCGACGCGCCCGTCCTGTTCAGCCCCACTCCGCGTATCGCCCAGCGCGACATCGAGCTGGGCGGCGTGGTGATCCCGAAGAACGCGGACGTGCGGTTGCTGATCGCGGCCGGCAATCGCGACCCGGACGCCTTCGCCGATCCCGACCGCTTCGATCCCGCGCGGTTCTACGGCACCAATCCTGGCGGCACCAATCCTGGCATGTCGACCGACGGGAAGATCATGCTGAGCTTCGGCCACGGCATCCACTTCTGCCCCGGTGCGCAACTGGCCCGGATGCAGTTGGCCGAGAGCCTGCCGCGGATCCAGGCGCGCTTCCCCACGCTGGCATTGGCCGAGCAGCCGACCCGGGAGCCCTCCGCGTTCCTCAGGACGTTCCGCGCGCTGCCGGTGCGGCTGCATGCGCAAGGGGGGGGCTGA
- a CDS encoding glycoside hydrolase family 16 protein, translated as MRTVIYRQYNLLCFAFFVFAAPTAGAQEAKIPEGYRLVWSDEFDRAGLPDPAKWVYDTEGNKSGWYNNEKQYYAVKRRKNGRGKDGKLIITARKERLTSASDYGGQNYTSARLITRGKAAWVYGHFAIRARLPCGRGTWPAFWMLGADKTPWPENGEIDIMEQVGSAPDKIKGTIHTKATARTFGIGGETVLSDACRRFHIYTLTWTPTAISIGVNGHSYFTYKNPQEGSSSWPFDTPHFLLLNLAIGGDMAGKIDDAIFPVSMDIDYVRVYQKVN; from the coding sequence ATGCGTACGGTCATTTACAGACAATACAATCTTCTTTGCTTCGCCTTTTTTGTTTTCGCCGCTCCAACAGCCGGCGCGCAAGAAGCTAAGATACCAGAAGGGTATAGACTTGTATGGTCAGACGAATTCGATCGTGCCGGCCTGCCGGATCCCGCGAAATGGGTTTACGATACGGAGGGCAATAAATCGGGCTGGTACAACAACGAGAAGCAATACTATGCGGTAAAAAGACGCAAGAACGGCCGGGGTAAGGACGGTAAACTCATCATCACTGCCCGTAAGGAACGGCTGACGAGCGCATCCGACTACGGCGGACAGAACTACACCTCCGCGCGCCTTATCACACGCGGAAAGGCCGCTTGGGTTTACGGGCATTTCGCAATCCGCGCACGCCTGCCCTGTGGCCGAGGTACCTGGCCGGCATTTTGGATGCTTGGCGCTGATAAAACGCCTTGGCCTGAAAATGGGGAGATCGACATCATGGAGCAGGTCGGCAGTGCGCCAGACAAGATCAAGGGGACAATTCACACTAAGGCAACAGCGCGCACGTTCGGCATCGGGGGTGAAACCGTTCTATCAGACGCGTGCCGTCGCTTCCACATCTATACACTAACCTGGACTCCCACCGCGATTTCCATCGGTGTTAATGGGCACTCCTACTTCACCTACAAGAACCCTCAAGAGGGCAGCAGCAGTTGGCCTTTCGATACTCCCCACTTTCTCCTCTTGAACCTAGCTATTGGTGGCGACATGGCCGGCAAGATTGACGACGCAATCTTCCCGGTTTCAATGGACATTGACTACGTGCGCGTTTACCAAAAAGTCAATTAG
- the tnpB gene encoding IS66 family insertion sequence element accessory protein TnpB (TnpB, as the term is used for proteins encoded by IS66 family insertion elements, is considered an accessory protein, since TnpC, encoded by a neighboring gene, is a DDE family transposase.), with product MGTGVKVWLSTGYTDMRCGFPSLALRVQEVLKRDPLSGHLFVFRGRRSDILKIIWHDGLGACLFTRRLEKGRFIWPNMEGGAVAISPAQLSYLLSGIDWRNPQETWRPTRVG from the coding sequence ATGGGAACAGGCGTCAAGGTCTGGCTTTCAACGGGGTATACGGACATGCGCTGTGGCTTTCCCTCCCTGGCGCTTCGGGTGCAGGAGGTTCTGAAACGTGATCCGTTGTCAGGGCATCTCTTCGTCTTCAGGGGCCGCAGATCGGATATTTTGAAGATCATCTGGCATGATGGTCTGGGCGCCTGCCTTTTTACCCGGCGGCTGGAGAAGGGCCGGTTCATCTGGCCGAATATGGAGGGCGGCGCGGTAGCGATCTCACCGGCGCAATTGTCTTATTTGTTGTCCGGGATCGACTGGCGCAATCCGCAGGAAACCTGGCGTCCGACACGGGTCGGATAG
- a CDS encoding terpene synthase family protein, with amino-acid sequence MIQTERALQQVLEWGRSLTGFADEHAEEAVRGGQYILQRIHPSLRDTSARTGRDPQDETLIVAFYRELALLFWLDDCNDLGLIAPEQLAAVELAVGQGVPCALPGFEGCAVLRASLAALAYDRRDYAQLLDDTRCYCAALRAGHAQAAGAERWSYAEYLHNGIDSIGYANVFCCLSLLWGLDMATLRARPAFRHVLRLISAIGRLQNDLHGRDKDRSAGEADNAAILVQQRYPAMPAVEFLNDELAGHTRMLHRVMAEERFPAPWGPLIEAMAAIRAQFYQTSTSRYRSDAAGGGQRAPA; translated from the coding sequence ATGATCCAGACCGAACGCGCGCTGCAGCAGGTGCTGGAGTGGGGGCGTTCCCTGACCGGGTTCGCCGACGAGCATGCCGAGGAAGCAGTCAGGGGCGGCCAGTACATCCTGCAGCGCATCCACCCGAGCCTGCGCGACACCAGCGCCCGCACCGGCCGCGATCCGCAGGACGAAACGCTGATCGTGGCGTTCTATCGCGAACTGGCGCTGCTGTTCTGGCTCGACGATTGCAACGACCTTGGCCTGATCGCGCCGGAGCAGCTCGCCGCAGTGGAGCTGGCGGTGGGGCAGGGCGTGCCGTGCGCGCTCCCCGGATTCGAGGGCTGCGCTGTGCTGCGCGCTTCGCTGGCCGCGCTCGCCTACGATCGTCGCGACTATGCTCAGCTTCTCGACGATACCCGGTGCTACTGCGCGGCGCTGCGCGCCGGACACGCGCAGGCGGCAGGGGCGGAACGCTGGTCCTACGCCGAGTACCTGCACAACGGTATCGATTCGATCGGCTACGCGAACGTGTTCTGTTGCCTGTCGTTGCTGTGGGGGCTGGACATGGCGACCTTGCGCGCGCGTCCGGCGTTTCGCCATGTCCTGCGGCTCATCTCCGCGATAGGGCGCCTGCAGAACGATCTGCATGGACGCGATAAGGACAGGTCGGCCGGCGAGGCCGACAACGCGGCGATCCTGGTGCAGCAGCGCTATCCGGCTATGCCTGCGGTGGAGTTCCTCAACGACGAGCTGGCCGGCCATACGCGCATGCTGCACCGGGTGATGGCGGAAGAACGCTTTCCCGCGCCGTGGGGACCCTTGATCGAGGCCATGGCGGCCATCCGCGCGCAGTTCTACCAGACCTCGACCAGCCGCTACCGCAGCGACGCTGCGGGGGGAGGCCAGCGTGCGCCGGCCTGA
- the fni gene encoding type 2 isopentenyl-diphosphate Delta-isomerase, whose protein sequence is MSDTALSRRKDDHLDIVLDRRTAPATVAAGWEYIRFEHCALPELELTQIDLRASLLGKTMRAPLLISSMTGGMPRAEAINRHLSEAAQDLGIAMCVGSQRLSLQSRNSQGLTRALRRLAPDIPLLANIGAAQLREADGLDLARRAVDALEADGLIIHLNPLQEAVQPEGDRDWRGVLAQIARAARSVGVPIVAKEVGSGLSASVACALVEAGVAVIDVAGAGGTSWAAVEGERARDAADRTVAMAFADWGIPTPASVQAVRRALPTVKLIASGGIRDGVDVAKAIRLGADIAGQAAGVLGAATVSTEAVVSHFEIVIRQLAVACFCTGSADLAALRQARLLPSAHLPAG, encoded by the coding sequence ATGAGCGACACCGCCCTGAGCCGGCGCAAGGACGACCATCTGGACATCGTGCTGGATCGGCGAACGGCGCCGGCCACGGTCGCCGCCGGCTGGGAGTACATCCGTTTCGAACACTGCGCATTGCCCGAGTTGGAGCTGACGCAGATCGACCTGCGCGCCTCGCTGCTGGGCAAGACCATGCGCGCGCCGCTGCTGATCAGCTCCATGACCGGCGGCATGCCACGCGCCGAGGCCATCAACCGGCATCTGAGCGAGGCAGCGCAAGACTTGGGGATCGCCATGTGCGTCGGTTCGCAGCGCTTGAGCCTGCAATCCCGCAACTCCCAGGGGCTGACGCGCGCGCTGCGCCGCCTGGCCCCAGACATTCCCTTGCTGGCCAATATCGGCGCCGCGCAACTTCGCGAGGCCGACGGCCTGGACCTGGCGCGCCGGGCGGTGGATGCGCTGGAGGCCGATGGACTCATCATCCATCTCAATCCGCTGCAGGAAGCGGTACAGCCGGAGGGCGACCGCGACTGGCGCGGCGTCCTGGCGCAGATCGCTCGCGCCGCGCGCAGCGTGGGCGTGCCGATCGTGGCTAAGGAAGTGGGGTCGGGCCTGTCCGCCTCGGTGGCCTGTGCGCTCGTCGAGGCGGGCGTGGCGGTAATCGATGTCGCCGGCGCCGGCGGCACCAGTTGGGCCGCGGTGGAGGGCGAGCGCGCCCGCGATGCCGCCGACCGTACCGTGGCGATGGCGTTCGCTGATTGGGGGATTCCGACCCCGGCCAGCGTGCAGGCGGTACGTCGGGCGCTGCCAACGGTGAAGCTGATCGCGTCGGGCGGGATCCGCGACGGCGTCGACGTGGCCAAGGCCATCCGCCTGGGCGCGGACATCGCTGGGCAGGCGGCCGGCGTGCTGGGCGCGGCGACGGTGTCCACCGAGGCGGTTGTCTCACATTTCGAGATCGTCATCCGCCAGTTGGCCGTCGCCTGCTTCTGCACCGGCTCGGCTGATCTGGCGGCGTTACGTCAGGCGCGCTTGTTGCCCTCGGCACATCTGCCCGCCGGTTGA
- a CDS encoding IS5 family transposase encodes MGWTDFTRRQYARRARRYASDLTDREWGLISPCLPGPRRLGRPRSTDLREVVNALLYIATTGCQWRMMPKDFPPFTTVQSYFYEWRATGLWGRINHHLVMEARELEGREASPSAGVIDSQSVKTTESGGISGYDAGKKIKGRKRHIVVDTLGLMVGLRVHSADIQDRDGAPAVLKTILKRWPWLRHIFADGGYAGPKLKGALQKIAAFTLQIVKRTDKAKGFEVLPRRWVVERTFAWLGRCRRLAKDWEKSIASAEAWITIAHIRVLTRRLARYGYC; translated from the coding sequence ATGGGCTGGACTGATTTCACCCGTCGGCAATATGCCCGACGCGCAAGGCGGTATGCAAGCGATCTGACGGACCGGGAATGGGGATTGATCTCGCCTTGCCTGCCTGGACCGCGGCGGTTGGGCAGGCCGCGCAGCACCGATCTTCGCGAGGTCGTGAATGCGTTGCTTTACATCGCCACGACGGGGTGCCAGTGGCGGATGATGCCCAAGGATTTTCCGCCTTTTACAACTGTCCAGTCCTATTTCTACGAATGGCGAGCGACAGGGTTATGGGGTCGGATCAACCATCATCTTGTGATGGAGGCGCGCGAATTGGAAGGCCGGGAAGCCTCGCCATCTGCTGGCGTGATTGACAGTCAAAGCGTGAAAACCACGGAAAGCGGCGGAATTTCGGGCTATGACGCGGGCAAGAAGATCAAGGGACGGAAGCGTCATATCGTCGTCGACACGCTCGGGTTGATGGTCGGCCTCAGGGTTCACAGCGCCGATATCCAAGATCGCGACGGCGCACCTGCCGTCCTCAAAACCATTCTCAAGCGCTGGCCGTGGCTGAGACATATCTTCGCCGACGGTGGTTATGCCGGACCGAAGCTGAAGGGCGCACTCCAAAAGATCGCTGCCTTCACTCTCCAGATCGTCAAGCGGACCGACAAGGCCAAGGGCTTCGAAGTTCTGCCGCGGCGCTGGGTCGTGGAGCGCACCTTCGCATGGCTTGGCAGATGCCGACGATTGGCTAAGGATTGGGAGAAGTCCATCGCATCAGCCGAGGCTTGGATCACTATCGCCCACATCCGGGTCCTGACACGACGCTTGGCAAGGTACGGATATTGTTGA
- the tnpC gene encoding IS66 family transposase, whose product MTSKPVDLPADLASAYLALLSEREMLQAERDVVVAERDTVVAERDIAVAQAANAQAMLSDSEALIASLELAIEKLKRELRGRRSERTARLIDQMELQLEELVMAATEDEAAAQAAAAKTSSVRSFTRKRPVRKPWPEDIERERVVIDPPVTCACCGGSRLSKLGEDVTETLEEVPRRFKVIETVREKFTCRDCEAISQPPAPFHATPRGFIGPHLLATILFDKFGMHSPLNRQSTRFKCEGIELSTSTLADQVGYGTAALLPIFDLIEAHVFAAERLFGDDTTIPIQAKDKCTTGRIWTYVCDDRPYGGAAAPAAIYYASSDRRGEHPQKHLAGYGGILQSDCYNGFEPLSVAEKKAVPITFAFCHAHARRKFFELADIQKNARDRKRKGKPISPIALEAVQRYDALFEIEREINGLSAEERLAARQEKSKPLFDDMHEWLKRERAMLSKSSEAIEPIDYMLKRWDGFARFLEDGRICLTNNAAERALRGIALGRRNWTFAGSQRGADRAAIMLSVITTCRLNDVDPKAWLADVFARIADLPVSRLHELLPWQWKTHKGTAIAAAA is encoded by the coding sequence ATGACTTCGAAGCCTGTGGACCTTCCTGCGGACCTTGCGAGCGCCTATCTGGCGCTGCTTTCCGAGCGTGAGATGTTACAGGCTGAACGTGATGTCGTTGTTGCCGAGCGCGATACCGTCGTCGCCGAGCGGGACATTGCGGTGGCGCAAGCCGCCAATGCGCAGGCCATGCTGTCGGACAGTGAGGCCTTGATTGCCAGTCTGGAGCTGGCGATCGAAAAGCTGAAGCGCGAACTGCGCGGCCGGCGATCCGAGCGCACGGCGCGCCTGATCGACCAGATGGAATTGCAGCTCGAAGAACTGGTGATGGCAGCGACGGAGGATGAAGCCGCAGCGCAGGCGGCTGCCGCCAAGACCTCGAGCGTGCGTTCGTTCACGCGCAAACGGCCGGTCCGAAAGCCGTGGCCGGAGGATATCGAACGCGAGCGCGTGGTGATCGATCCCCCAGTCACCTGTGCATGCTGCGGCGGGTCGCGCCTGTCGAAACTGGGCGAGGACGTCACTGAGACGCTCGAGGAGGTTCCGCGCCGGTTCAAAGTGATCGAGACGGTGCGGGAGAAATTTACCTGCCGTGACTGCGAAGCGATCAGCCAGCCGCCGGCGCCGTTCCATGCCACGCCGCGCGGCTTCATCGGTCCTCATCTGCTGGCGACGATCCTGTTCGATAAGTTCGGCATGCATAGTCCGCTGAACCGCCAGAGCACCCGGTTCAAATGCGAGGGCATCGAGCTTTCGACCTCGACGCTGGCCGACCAGGTCGGGTATGGAACGGCCGCGCTCCTGCCGATCTTTGATCTGATCGAGGCGCATGTCTTCGCGGCCGAGCGCCTTTTTGGCGACGACACCACCATTCCCATTCAGGCCAAAGACAAATGCACGACCGGGCGCATATGGACCTACGTGTGCGATGACCGGCCCTACGGCGGAGCGGCAGCGCCGGCGGCCATATACTATGCTTCGAGCGACCGCCGCGGCGAGCATCCGCAGAAGCACCTGGCCGGGTATGGCGGCATTCTGCAGAGTGATTGTTACAATGGCTTCGAGCCGCTCAGTGTCGCCGAAAAGAAAGCGGTACCGATCACCTTCGCCTTTTGTCATGCGCATGCGCGGCGCAAATTCTTTGAACTGGCCGACATCCAGAAAAATGCCCGCGACCGCAAACGCAAAGGCAAGCCGATCTCGCCGATCGCCCTGGAGGCCGTCCAACGGTACGATGCGTTGTTTGAGATCGAGCGCGAGATCAATGGATTGAGCGCCGAAGAACGACTGGCCGCGCGGCAGGAAAAGAGCAAGCCGCTGTTCGATGACATGCACGAGTGGCTAAAACGGGAGCGCGCCATGCTCAGCAAATCGTCCGAGGCGATCGAGCCGATCGATTACATGCTGAAGCGGTGGGATGGTTTTGCCCGTTTCCTCGAAGATGGCCGGATTTGTCTCACGAACAATGCCGCCGAGCGCGCTCTGAGAGGTATTGCACTCGGGCGTCGAAACTGGACCTTTGCCGGTTCCCAGCGTGGCGCCGATCGTGCCGCCATCATGCTCTCCGTCATCACGACCTGCCGTCTCAACGACGTCGACCCAAAGGCGTGGCTCGCCGATGTGTTCGCCCGCATCGCCGATCTTCCCGTCTCCCGCCTGCACGAACTGCTGCCTTGGCAATGGAAGACACACAAAGGGACGGCTATTGCGGCGGCCGCGTAA
- a CDS encoding ferredoxin, translating into MRVVVDQDLCGTTGQCVLTLPGTFRQRKPDGVAEVCVATVPQALHAAVLLAASQCPVAAIRVIESDTGDGERASADPAPSPAEAERHAAKDQRNPGGHDGTV; encoded by the coding sequence ATGCGCGTCGTGGTCGACCAGGATCTGTGCGGAACCACCGGGCAGTGCGTGCTGACGCTGCCGGGCACCTTTCGCCAGCGCAAACCGGACGGCGTGGCCGAAGTGTGCGTGGCGACGGTCCCGCAGGCGCTGCACGCCGCCGTGCTGCTCGCGGCCAGCCAGTGCCCGGTCGCCGCCATCCGGGTCATCGAAAGCGACACTGGCGATGGCGAGCGCGCCAGCGCGGACCCTGCGCCTTCTCCGGCGGAGGCTGAGCGGCATGCCGCGAAAGACCAACGCAATCCAGGAGGACACGATGGGACGGTTTGA
- a CDS encoding DUF6429 family protein, which translates to MEIDEDKIDDAVLALLWLTLHNERCAWKGFDWATTDRLHKKGMIGDPVNKSKSLILTDEGLERSEALFRELFTRPPQ; encoded by the coding sequence ATGGAGATCGATGAGGACAAGATCGACGATGCCGTTTTGGCGCTGTTATGGCTGACGCTGCATAACGAGCGTTGTGCCTGGAAAGGCTTCGACTGGGCAACGACGGATAGGCTTCACAAGAAGGGCATGATCGGCGACCCAGTCAACAAGTCGAAGTCATTGATCCTGACCGATGAAGGCTTGGAGCGTTCGGAAGCGTTGTTCCGGGAGCTGTTTACGCGGCCGCCGCAATAG